A stretch of the Thermodesulfobacteriota bacterium genome encodes the following:
- a CDS encoding histidine phosphatase family protein — MRTTLFLVRHGVTAANQEDRFAGRSGEPLHPDGIRQMRSLGDRLQGLGLAAIHSGPLPRTRESATILGQALGLPVHTEAGFNEMAIPHWDSLAKDEIRRRFGDQYPVWKATPHRFQAPGCETLAAVQARAVQAAEALADRYPGQAALVVSHLIVLRCLILHYQGLPLDDFRAIRCDNSAVWVVQGLGTREPTCFPLAGPKSAAPAVADLAGPASAAGMPPP; from the coding sequence ATGAGGACTACCCTCTTCCTTGTGCGCCACGGCGTCACCGCGGCCAACCAGGAGGACCGGTTCGCCGGCCGTTCCGGCGAGCCGTTGCACCCGGACGGCATCCGGCAGATGCGCAGCCTGGGCGATCGCCTGCAGGGCTTGGGCCTGGCGGCCATCCACTCCGGGCCGCTACCCCGCACCCGGGAGTCGGCCACCATCCTGGGCCAGGCCCTCGGCCTGCCCGTCCACACCGAGGCCGGCTTCAACGAGATGGCCATCCCCCACTGGGATAGCCTGGCCAAAGACGAGATTCGGCGCCGATTCGGCGACCAGTATCCGGTCTGGAAGGCGACCCCCCACCGGTTTCAGGCCCCGGGCTGCGAAACTCTGGCCGCGGTCCAGGCCCGGGCGGTACAGGCAGCCGAGGCCCTGGCGGACCGCTACCCCGGCCAGGCAGCGCTGGTGGTCAGCCACCTCATCGTCCTGCGCTGCCTGATCCTCCACTACCAGGGCCTGCCTCTGGACGACTTCCGAGCCATTCGCTGCGACAACAGTGCTGTCTGGGTGGTGCAAGGGCTCGGCACCCGGGAGCCGACCTGTTTCCCTCTGGCCGGGCCGAAGTCCGCCGCCCCGGCGGTCGCGGATCTGGCGGGACCTGCATCCGCTGCCGGCATGCCGCCACCCTGA
- a CDS encoding DUF86 domain-containing protein yields the protein MQGGCGHQTVLAAGAARVSPARGRRCLRDHALYLRDILAALDSIEAFVLGMDVESFAADDKTVSAVIRKLEIIGEAAKHIPEAVRGETSIPWKEMAGMRDKLIHFYFGVDHHLVWKTVRERLPGVRSEIRKLLEQSEA from the coding sequence GTGCAAGGTGGATGTGGTCACCAGACGGTCCTTGCGGCCGGAGCTGCAAGAGTCAGTCCTGCAAGAGGTCGTCGCTGTTTGAGAGATCATGCCCTTTACCTTCGGGATATCCTGGCCGCCCTGGACAGCATCGAGGCCTTCGTGCTTGGGATGGACGTTGAGTCCTTTGCCGCTGATGACAAGACGGTCAGTGCCGTGATCAGAAAGCTGGAGATCATCGGTGAGGCCGCCAAGCATATCCCGGAGGCTGTACGTGGGGAGACAAGCATTCCTTGGAAGGAAATGGCAGGGATGCGGGACAAGCTTATCCATTTCTACTTCGGGGTGGACCATCATCTGGTCTGGAAGACGGTCCGAGAACGTCTGCCTGGTGTCCGTTCGGAGATTCGGAAGCTGTTGGAGCAGTCCGAGGCTTGA
- a CDS encoding nucleotidyltransferase domain-containing protein: protein MVNARELLDRLRVLKPGLMATFKVKEIGLFGSWVRGEQREASDVDLLVILDDDADLLDLMGLTLRLEEELQCKVDVVTRRSLRPELQESVLQEVVAV from the coding sequence ATGGTCAATGCCAGGGAGCTGCTGGACAGACTGCGGGTGTTGAAGCCTGGCCTCATGGCCACCTTCAAGGTGAAAGAGATCGGTCTGTTCGGCTCCTGGGTGCGCGGCGAGCAAAGAGAAGCGAGTGACGTCGACCTCCTGGTGATCCTGGACGATGACGCGGATCTTCTGGACCTCATGGGATTGACCCTGCGTTTGGAAGAAGAGCTCCAGTGCAAGGTGGATGTGGTCACCAGACGGTCCTTGCGGCCGGAGCTGCAAGAGTCAGTCCTGCAAGAGGTCGTCGCTGTTTGA